Part of the Anaerolineales bacterium genome is shown below.
CGGGTCCGCCCTGTCCGGTCCCTCTCGGCCTGAGGCGGCGGTGGGATTGGGGGGCAGCCGCTGGCCGCAACCCCTGCACCCAGATCTGCGGGGGGAGCTTGGTTGGGGCGGCCCATGTGGGCGGGAGCGGCCGCTTGTGGCGGATGGCTACCCGCCGCCGGGCCGAATAGGGCTCGAGGGGTGGGAAATCGGTACTGGCAAGACTGGCGGCCTGCGGTGTTGCACACTTGCGAAAACTTGTTATATACTGTGGCAGATTGTGGGGAGAAGTGGGGCGAAGTGGGGAAGTGCGGATAGCCAGCCCCTTGCCCACAGCGGTTTGAGGGTCAGGCATGTTTCTAGGCCAGTTTAGCCACAGTGCGGATGCCAAAGGCCGCCTCACGGTGCCGGTGCGCTTTCGCGCTGGCCTGGCGGCCGGCGCGTACATCACTCAGGGATTCGAACGCAACTTGATGGTTTATACCACGGACAGTTTTGAGCGGCTGGCGAAGCGCGCCAACATGCTCTCGACGACCGACCCCGAGGCCCGCGCCGTCCGACGCATGATTTTTGGCGGCGCGACCGAGGTCGCTCTGGATTCCGTCGGCCGCATCCTGATCCCGCCCTTCCTGCGCGACTTCGCGCAGCTGCAAGACGAGGTGACCGTCGTCGGTGTAGGCGAATACTTCGAAATCTGGAGCACCCAAGCCTGGCTGACGGAGTTGGCCTCGGTGACCAACGCCGAGTCCAACTCCCGCCGGTTCGCGGCCTTCGACTTGTCTGCCGGGTAGGCGATGGCGTCGGTCAGTTCGCCACCGCATATCCCGGTCCTTTACAGGGATGTGCTCTCCGCGCTGCACGTGACCGCGGGCAGCCGTCATATCGACGGGACCCTAGGGGCGGGCGGACATGCCGCCGGAATTCTCGAAGCCAGCGCCCCCGATGGCGAGTTGTTGGGGCTGGATCGGGATCCAGGCGCCCTGGCTGAGGCCGGGCGCCGCCTGACCCGGTTCGCAGGACGGGCTCACCTGCGGCGTGGCTCCTTTGCCGATCTGCGCCACCACGCGGTAGCTATCGGGTGGGGCCAGGTCGATGGCGTTGTGCTCGACCTCGGGGTGTCCTCCATGCAAGTCGACGACCCGGGGCGCGGCTTCAGCTTTCGGGCGGACGGGCCGCTGGATATGCGGTTCGACCCCGAGCAGCCGACCTCGGCCGATGAACTGATCAACACCTGGGAGGAGGAGGCGTTGGCGGAGGTGATCGGGCGCTACGGCGAGGAGCCGTTGGCCGGTCGAGTGGCGAGGGCGATCGTCGCCCGACGGCCGATTCATTCCACCTTGGAGCTCGCCAATGTGATCGCCGCAGCAGTCCGGACCCGGCGCCCTGGCCTGCACCCCGCCACCCGCACCTTCCAGGCATTACGGATCGCGGTGAACCAGGAGCTGCAGGCCTTGGAGCAAGCCCTGCCTCAGGCCGTCGATCTGCTCGCCCCGGGTGGGCGGTTGGTGGTGATCTCCTTCCATTCCCTGGAAGACCGGATCGTGAAGGGCTTCATCCGCCGAGAAAGCCTGGATTGCCTGTGCCCTCCCGATCTGCCCGTGTGCACTTGTGGGCACGTCGCACGGCTGAGGCCGGTGAGCCGCAGGGCGGTCAAGCCGGCCGCCGAGGAAATCGCCAACAATCCCCGGTCCCGCAGCGCTCGCCTACGGAGCGCGGAGCGGCCGGGGGCGGCATGAACCTTGCATGGCAAGAGACGTGCCCCGGGCGAAAGGACGCATGTGACTGCGCGCAAGAAACAAGCCTTCCGCCAGACCCCTTGGCGCCTGCAGCTGCGGGTGACTG
Proteins encoded:
- the mraZ gene encoding division/cell wall cluster transcriptional repressor MraZ, with translation MFLGQFSHSADAKGRLTVPVRFRAGLAAGAYITQGFERNLMVYTTDSFERLAKRANMLSTTDPEARAVRRMIFGGATEVALDSVGRILIPPFLRDFAQLQDEVTVVGVGEYFEIWSTQAWLTELASVTNAESNSRRFAAFDLSAG
- the rsmH gene encoding 16S rRNA (cytosine(1402)-N(4))-methyltransferase RsmH — encoded protein: MASVSSPPHIPVLYRDVLSALHVTAGSRHIDGTLGAGGHAAGILEASAPDGELLGLDRDPGALAEAGRRLTRFAGRAHLRRGSFADLRHHAVAIGWGQVDGVVLDLGVSSMQVDDPGRGFSFRADGPLDMRFDPEQPTSADELINTWEEEALAEVIGRYGEEPLAGRVARAIVARRPIHSTLELANVIAAAVRTRRPGLHPATRTFQALRIAVNQELQALEQALPQAVDLLAPGGRLVVISFHSLEDRIVKGFIRRESLDCLCPPDLPVCTCGHVARLRPVSRRAVKPAAEEIANNPRSRSARLRSAERPGAA